A genomic region of Mustela erminea isolate mMusErm1 chromosome 12, mMusErm1.Pri, whole genome shotgun sequence contains the following coding sequences:
- the LOC116570390 gene encoding synaptojanin-1-like yields the protein MARGQAGRATRAGGRRRLRAASSARIGRRHGKNRPGRGASRISAKPSSSRKPSAIRLHQPLHCPPPRRDPCHGDSPLARPPASGSVSTALGPHHAPGPGAKPELCTPTSAPLKGEAGGQTLSEASSSSGGGELRPGAAVQLPQSPPVSGTLGVQDQACRGSAPREPPVRSKAQEPLHGKKLNPAQRGSEALSYSSMPGAKSIYRERHTSGWRTEPRTLRAGLWPIPGGSPQAGPSPGHCASRKPCPRSARGHGDPSLGMALPASSRCLLPTGGQPSELQAQGQHDEFWPWSELVPVVDELTLAEATQRAHLTLTTNTAPASFAGGTLRLRGPATPGGSLFIHSSDIFVCLEAVSGPGPGAWVEQTAPTPVGCIGAGSMGRTHTALLLPRGHRE from the exons ATGGCTCGTGGGCAGGCTGGTCGCGCCACCCGTGCGGGCGGGCGACGCAGACTTCGTGCAGCCTCCTCCGCACGTATCGGGAGACGCCACGGGAAGAACCGGCCCGGGAGAGGGGCCTCCAGGATCTCAGCGAAGCCATcgtcctccaggaagccctccgcCATCAGGCTGCATCAGCCCCTGCACTGCCCTCCCCCTCGCCGGGACCCCTGCCACGGGGACAGCCCTCTGGCTCGACCACCAGCCTCTGGCTCTGTGAGCACAG CCCTGGGGCCACACCACGCCCCGGGACCCGGGGCCAAGCCTGAGCTCTGCACCCCGACCTCAGCTCCCTTGAAGGGAGAGGCTGGAGGCCAAACCCTGTCCGAGGCCTCTTCCAGCTCTGGGGGTGGAGAGCTCCGTCCTGGAGCTGCCGTGCAGCTTCCCCAGAGCCCGCCCGTTTCTGGAACTCTCGGAGTGCAGGACCAGGCGTGCAGAGGGTCAGCTCCGCGGGAGCCTCCAGTGCGATCAAAGGCACAAGAGCCACTTCATGGGAAAaaatt GAATCCAGCCCAGCGGGGAAGCGAGGCGCTGTCTTATTCCAGTATGCCCGGTGCCAAGTCAATTTACAGGGAGCGACACACTTCTGGCTGGAGGACAGAGCCGCGGACGCTCAGGGCGGGGCTGTGGCCGATCCCAGGCGGGAGCCCGCAGGCCGGACCAAGCCCTGGCCACTGTGCCTCTCGGAAGCCTTGTCCACGCTCTGCCCGCGGCCATGGTGACCCAAGCTTGGGGATGGCACTACCCGCTTCCTCGAGGTGCCTGCTGCCGACCGGGGGACAGCCCAGTGAGTTGCAGGCACAGGGCCAGCACGACGAGTTCTGGCCGTGGTCTGAGCTTGTGCCTGTGGTGGATGAGCTGACCTTGGCAGAGGCCACGCAGAGGGCACATTTGACCCTCACAACAAACACTGCTCCTGCCAGCTTCGCAGgtgggacactgaggctcagaggcccGGCCACTCCGGGAGGttctctgttcattcattcatcagacaTTTTTGTGTGCCTGGAAGCCGTGTCCGGGCCGGGGCCCGGGGCCTGGGTAGAGCAGACGGCCCCCACCCCCGTGGGCTGCATCGGGGCAGGCAGCATGGGACGTACACACACAGCTCTGTTATTACCTCGAGGCCACAGGGAGTAA